A single genomic interval of Polynucleobacter necessarius harbors:
- a CDS encoding NAD(P)H-hydrate dehydratase has product MVRLAWLAHSYWQATRVCIEAQAWTILETLDPASTRVDIHHPELMIRLAEKNIQKTWIATQPDLIAICPGPGKSELAYQCLCASLSYPQIPLIIDADALNLISESPELLEQLRERNTTYPGLTTLTPHPGEAAKLLKTTTEQVQSNRLKAIQQLVELTQSIIVLKGQHTLIASPQHPPVQCMAGTPCIGTRGMGDVLTGSIAAIAGQGVRHHLDLWEANGIAVEFHARAADSLIDKGICPIGPTPSETILEMRSLSNKLP; this is encoded by the coding sequence GTGGTGCGCCTGGCATGGCTGGCGCACTCCTATTGGCAGGCAACGCGTGTTTGCATTGAGGCGCAGGCTTGGACCATCTTAGAAACTCTAGATCCCGCATCGACTCGTGTCGACATTCATCATCCTGAACTGATGATTCGTCTTGCGGAAAAGAATATCCAGAAAACATGGATTGCCACCCAACCCGATCTCATTGCGATTTGCCCTGGCCCCGGAAAATCCGAACTTGCATACCAGTGTTTGTGCGCATCACTCTCCTATCCGCAGATTCCATTGATCATTGATGCCGATGCCCTTAACCTGATTAGTGAATCACCTGAGTTACTTGAGCAACTCAGAGAACGCAATACAACATACCCAGGCCTTACCACACTCACCCCTCATCCCGGTGAAGCGGCGAAACTTTTAAAAACCACAACTGAACAAGTGCAATCCAATCGCTTAAAAGCCATTCAACAGTTAGTGGAATTAACCCAATCGATCATAGTCCTGAAAGGGCAACACACCCTCATCGCCTCTCCACAACATCCCCCAGTGCAATGCATGGCGGGAACCCCCTGCATTGGAACGAGAGGCATGGGTGATGTGCTGACGGGAAGCATTGCAGCCATTGCTGGTCAGGGAGTTCGGCACCATCTAGATCTATGGGAGGCGAACGGAATTGCAGTTGAGTTTCATGCCAGAGCAGCCGACAGCCTGATTGATAAAGGCATTTGCCCTATTGGCCCTACACCGTCAGAGACTATTTTAGAGATGCGATCCCTGTCAAATAAGCTGCCATAA
- a CDS encoding LOG family protein — MLTHAHIDHSGLLPRLCAQGCTGLIYCTNATFELLKILLLDSAHLQRADVERAERKKKAGKWRGEMPVALYSKEEVEVTLNQFEPIEYGQRVELASGIQLEFRNAGHILGSAIAVLDITEDGHQKKRCVFSGDVGMKGKVLMPDPDLIKDADVVVVESTYGGHLHRSLQDTEDELFEVLTLIQTKKVVRIPVMLVGKDCWSEMVNVNHMMEFGVIDEEDMRSIHCSETAVEAWQVIQNWYQLG; from the coding sequence GTGCTAACGCATGCCCATATCGACCATAGTGGGTTACTACCGCGTTTATGCGCTCAAGGCTGTACTGGGCTCATTTACTGCACAAATGCTACTTTTGAGCTGTTGAAAATTCTTTTATTAGATAGCGCCCATTTGCAGCGTGCGGATGTCGAGAGGGCGGAAAGAAAGAAGAAGGCGGGCAAATGGCGCGGAGAAATGCCCGTGGCTTTGTATTCTAAAGAAGAGGTCGAGGTCACTCTTAATCAGTTTGAGCCAATTGAATATGGGCAACGTGTAGAGTTGGCTTCGGGTATTCAATTGGAGTTTCGTAATGCTGGACATATTTTGGGTTCAGCAATTGCCGTACTTGATATTACTGAAGATGGGCACCAGAAAAAACGTTGCGTCTTTTCTGGTGACGTTGGCATGAAGGGCAAAGTCTTAATGCCGGATCCTGATTTAATTAAAGATGCTGATGTGGTTGTGGTGGAGTCCACTTACGGCGGTCACCTACACCGTAGCTTGCAAGATACCGAAGATGAGTTGTTTGAGGTGTTAACTTTGATACAAACCAAGAAGGTGGTGCGTATCCCGGTGATGCTGGTAGGTAAGGATTGTTGGAGCGAGATGGTGAATGTCAATCACATGATGGAGTTTGGCGTGATTGATGAGGAGGATATGCGGAGCATTCATTGTTCAGAGACAGCGGTAGAGGCCTGGCAAGTGATACAGAATTGGTATCAATTGGGCTAA
- a CDS encoding TerC family protein: MDRILLTLSALAIILGIDNIIFISVIANRLPAEIRERVCRFGLIFALVTRILLLLSLSWVMGLTAPLFSIAEKAISGRDLILLLGGFFLIWKASKEIYVEVEVGDHSDEQGNASSQNGGKSMMALFIGSVVQIGLLDIIFSLDSVITAVGMVAQISVMIAAVLASVLIMLIAAKPIGDFVHRHPSIKALALSFLTVVWVLLIAEGMGAHIPKGYVYLAMAFSLSVELLNIRSREKRKRLN; the protein is encoded by the coding sequence TTGGATCGCATTCTTTTAACACTCTCTGCTCTAGCAATTATTCTAGGAATAGACAATATTATTTTCATCAGCGTCATCGCCAACAGGCTCCCCGCAGAAATTCGGGAAAGAGTCTGCCGCTTTGGGTTGATCTTTGCGTTAGTCACGCGCATTTTGTTACTTCTGAGCTTGTCTTGGGTTATGGGTCTTACAGCCCCTCTGTTTAGCATAGCTGAAAAAGCCATTAGCGGAAGAGATTTAATTCTCTTGCTAGGCGGCTTCTTCCTCATCTGGAAAGCCTCAAAAGAAATTTATGTTGAGGTGGAAGTTGGCGATCATAGCGATGAACAGGGCAATGCCAGCAGTCAAAATGGTGGCAAATCTATGATGGCTCTATTTATTGGCTCAGTCGTGCAAATCGGCCTACTCGATATCATCTTCTCACTGGATAGCGTGATCACTGCGGTAGGTATGGTTGCTCAAATTAGCGTAATGATTGCGGCAGTTTTAGCCTCAGTACTCATTATGCTAATCGCCGCAAAACCGATTGGAGATTTTGTTCATCGCCATCCATCGATTAAAGCGTTGGCACTGTCTTTTCTCACGGTAGTATGGGTCCTTTTAATCGCGGAAGGCATGGGAGCTCACATTCCAAAAGGATATGTGTATCTAGCTATGGCTTTTTCACTATCAGTTGAGCTTCTCAATATTCGCTCGCGTGAAAAAAGAAAAAGGTTGAACTAA
- a CDS encoding tripartite tricarboxylate transporter substrate binding protein translates to MYKPTQIFRIFLLYTLLFIAFGPVEAANPDKPIKIIIGFPAGGPLDAHIRLLVEKLQSSLGQTVIVDYKAGAGGAVGAQYVMQSPADGYTVLLANTGTMVINPAIYTKSPYDTLKDFQPVARTAQQPIALIVNKDVQANTLKEFVAYAKANPGKLNYGSAGNGGVSHLVPEMLKSETWILMVHIPFKGSAPALTDLIVGHVQFMAESVPQAANYAKQGKVKALAVTSAKRNPALPNTPTVLETGVATLDVVGFYGILAPKGTPPEAVNKLSQAFKKTLESPEIQKKMIDQGADPAYLNADQFSTCLAAEMPRWAKAVKQAGAQFD, encoded by the coding sequence ATGTATAAGCCCACACAAATTTTCAGGATATTTTTGCTTTACACGCTGTTATTTATTGCATTTGGCCCTGTAGAAGCGGCCAATCCTGATAAACCTATCAAAATCATCATTGGTTTTCCAGCGGGCGGGCCCTTAGATGCGCATATTCGTCTTTTGGTCGAAAAACTGCAATCCTCATTGGGTCAAACGGTAATTGTTGATTACAAAGCAGGCGCGGGTGGTGCGGTTGGCGCTCAATATGTGATGCAATCCCCGGCTGATGGATATACAGTACTGTTGGCCAATACAGGAACGATGGTGATTAATCCTGCGATTTACACTAAATCACCTTACGATACCTTGAAAGATTTTCAACCTGTTGCTAGAACGGCGCAGCAGCCGATTGCATTAATAGTGAATAAGGACGTGCAGGCCAATACTTTGAAAGAATTTGTGGCTTACGCAAAGGCAAACCCGGGAAAATTAAATTATGGTTCAGCGGGCAATGGTGGGGTTTCTCATTTAGTTCCAGAAATGCTCAAGAGTGAGACATGGATATTGATGGTGCATATTCCATTTAAAGGAAGCGCGCCAGCATTAACAGATTTAATTGTGGGTCATGTGCAATTTATGGCGGAGTCTGTTCCACAGGCAGCAAACTACGCGAAACAAGGCAAAGTTAAAGCTCTGGCTGTTACTAGCGCTAAACGTAATCCCGCCTTACCAAACACACCGACCGTCCTGGAAACTGGAGTTGCTACTTTAGATGTGGTTGGGTTTTATGGAATTTTGGCTCCCAAGGGGACGCCACCTGAGGCTGTTAATAAATTAAGCCAAGCCTTTAAGAAAACGCTAGAGTCACCGGAGATTCAGAAAAAAATGATTGATCAAGGTGCTGATCCCGCCTATTTAAATGCGGATCAATTTTCCACGTGTCTCGCTGCGGAAATGCCACGCTGGGCTAAAGCGGTTAAGCAGGCTGGTGCCCAGTTTGACTAA
- a CDS encoding group II truncated hemoglobin, whose amino-acid sequence MTQSNSIYDAIGGIDKIDELVDRFYDLMALEPIFSDLRAMHPQDLASSREKLKFFLTGWMGVPDIYSPKYGHPMLRARHLPFKIGLKERNQWLACIYKAMEECNIDGNAAKQLEESFFNTADWMRNQPN is encoded by the coding sequence ATAACCCAAAGCAACTCTATTTACGACGCCATAGGTGGAATCGATAAAATCGATGAATTAGTGGACCGTTTTTACGATTTAATGGCCCTGGAGCCCATTTTTAGCGATTTGCGTGCAATGCACCCACAAGACCTAGCGAGCTCCCGAGAAAAACTCAAGTTTTTCCTAACCGGATGGATGGGTGTCCCGGATATTTACTCACCTAAGTATGGACACCCTATGCTTAGAGCCCGCCACTTACCATTCAAAATTGGTTTAAAAGAACGCAATCAGTGGCTTGCCTGCATATATAAAGCAATGGAAGAATGCAACATTGATGGCAACGCTGCCAAGCAGCTAGAGGAATCTTTTTTCAATACCGCGGATTGGATGAGAAACCAACCCAACTAG
- a CDS encoding TIGR02450 family Trp-rich protein: MTNKLSPKKLLLTKWTAVKPIAKQKHFLISKVILLEPPSEKIELVEIEAVYSQKTSVISWRDLSNSELWIQGWK, encoded by the coding sequence ATGACGAATAAATTGAGTCCCAAGAAATTATTGCTGACCAAATGGACAGCGGTAAAACCGATTGCCAAACAAAAGCATTTTTTGATCAGCAAGGTAATTTTGCTTGAGCCCCCAAGCGAAAAAATTGAGCTTGTAGAAATTGAAGCGGTCTACTCTCAGAAAACATCAGTAATCTCCTGGCGCGACCTCAGCAATAGCGAGCTTTGGATACAGGGCTGGAAATAA
- a CDS encoding tripartite tricarboxylate transporter substrate-binding protein, with protein sequence MMFDALAGAAPFIKNGQLIAVAVATSKRVDAFPNVPTAQELGISNFIVSSWYAMWAHPKISSTK encoded by the coding sequence ATGATGTTTGACGCCCTAGCAGGCGCGGCGCCATTTATCAAGAATGGTCAACTCATTGCGGTTGCGGTTGCGACTTCAAAACGAGTTGATGCTTTTCCAAATGTTCCAACCGCTCAAGAATTAGGAATATCCAATTTCATCGTGTCTAGCTGGTATGCGATGTGGGCACACCCAAAGATCTCGTCGACAAAATGA
- a CDS encoding tripartite tricarboxylate transporter substrate-binding protein, which produces MADDRGGAGGTLGAAVAAKMAPDGYTWLLGAVHHSIAPSTCSNLPYDITKDFEPIAIIGSVPHVIVVHPKKFPKNDLKSIMEEIRKHPGKDNYASTGNGTSQHLTGELSLRCRTNYSLLIFPIAAQVLLCRIESQAKWI; this is translated from the coding sequence GTGGCAGACGATCGCGGGGGCGCAGGAGGCACTCTAGGTGCTGCTGTTGCGGCAAAAATGGCGCCAGATGGTTACACCTGGCTCCTTGGTGCGGTGCATCATTCAATTGCACCGAGCACGTGCTCCAATCTTCCTTATGACATCACCAAAGATTTTGAGCCTATCGCCATTATCGGCAGCGTTCCCCATGTCATTGTGGTGCACCCAAAGAAGTTTCCAAAAAATGATTTGAAGTCAATCATGGAAGAGATTCGTAAGCATCCAGGAAAAGATAACTACGCATCCACCGGCAATGGCACATCACAGCATTTAACCGGCGAACTCTCTTTAAGATGCAGAACAAATTATTCATTACTCATATTCCCTATCGCGGCACAGGTCCTGCTTTGCAGGATTGAGTCGCAGGCTAAGTGGATATGA
- the selD gene encoding selenide, water dikinase SelD, with amino-acid sequence MNTVNISTEPRLTSLSHGGGCGCKIAPSVLSAILKNVPQLPFPKELIIGIETSDDAAAYQINESQAVVATTDFFMPIVDDPFDFGKIAATNAISDIYAMGGTPLFALALVGMPIKVLSNKTIARILEGGAEACRSAGIPIAGGHTIDSVEPIYGLVAIGIVDPKRVKSNASAQPADVLILGKPLGVGILSAALKKDLLSPDGYREMIANTTKLNSAGPDLANLPGVHALTDVTGFGLAGHTLELARSSNCTAHIDWSQVPLLSNVEALANDGVITGASDRNWLSYGDEVGIPENFTSAQRALLTDPQTSGGLLVSCSPENVKEVLEIFNQHQFLGARVIGKMSKRQEKLLVVSWVIV; translated from the coding sequence ATGAACACAGTCAATATCTCCACCGAACCACGTCTCACCTCCCTGTCGCATGGCGGAGGCTGTGGTTGCAAGATTGCCCCCAGCGTTCTCTCTGCAATCCTCAAGAACGTTCCGCAACTCCCATTTCCAAAAGAATTAATCATTGGTATCGAGACGTCTGACGATGCCGCTGCTTACCAGATTAATGAATCTCAAGCGGTCGTAGCAACGACCGATTTTTTCATGCCGATTGTGGATGACCCCTTTGACTTTGGCAAAATTGCCGCCACCAATGCGATCAGCGATATCTATGCGATGGGCGGCACCCCTTTGTTCGCTCTTGCTTTGGTTGGAATGCCAATTAAAGTGCTATCCAATAAAACGATCGCTCGAATTCTAGAAGGTGGGGCTGAAGCTTGTCGCAGCGCTGGCATCCCCATCGCAGGCGGACATACGATTGATTCAGTGGAGCCCATCTATGGTTTGGTAGCGATTGGAATCGTTGATCCAAAGCGCGTCAAGAGTAATGCGAGCGCTCAGCCAGCCGACGTACTCATTCTCGGTAAACCGCTAGGTGTGGGCATTCTGTCGGCTGCTTTAAAAAAAGATCTGTTGAGTCCGGACGGATATCGAGAAATGATCGCCAACACCACTAAGCTCAACTCTGCGGGACCGGATCTAGCCAACTTACCTGGCGTGCATGCCCTAACCGATGTTACCGGCTTTGGATTGGCTGGACACACGTTAGAATTGGCCCGCAGCTCCAACTGTACAGCGCATATCGACTGGAGTCAGGTGCCGCTACTCTCCAACGTAGAAGCGCTAGCAAACGATGGTGTCATTACAGGCGCATCAGATAGAAACTGGCTGAGCTATGGAGATGAAGTCGGCATTCCAGAAAATTTCACATCAGCGCAACGCGCTTTATTAACTGATCCACAGACTAGCGGCGGATTGCTAGTCTCTTGCAGCCCTGAGAATGTGAAAGAGGTATTGGAAATATTCAATCAACACCAGTTCTTGGGCGCCCGCGTCATTGGCAAAATGAGCAAGCGGCAAGAAAAACTACTGGTTGTTTCCTGGGTGATTGTTTAA
- a CDS encoding TlpA family protein disulfide reductase, translating to MLLDRNSTVYKSWKARGLPTTFLVGKSGKLKGVWIGAIENVNSDEVKGKIETLLRQ from the coding sequence ATGCTGCTCGATCGCAATAGCACTGTCTATAAGTCTTGGAAAGCGCGAGGATTGCCAACCACTTTTCTTGTTGGCAAAAGTGGCAAGCTCAAAGGAGTATGGATTGGTGCGATTGAGAATGTCAATAGCGATGAAGTTAAGGGAAAGATAGAAACCCTGTTACGCCAATAA
- a CDS encoding TlpA disulfide reductase family protein, translated as MFIYKPARALILTLAFSLLALSSYSAKAEWRPVAQLGLSQIAPPLQLNNLSGKPVDLANLKGKVVVVNFWTRWCEPCREEFEELTQLQESYKSKGLVVLAVNLAEMKPPYHTVSKG; from the coding sequence ATGTTTATATATAAGCCAGCGCGAGCACTGATTCTTACGCTGGCTTTTTCTTTGCTTGCACTTTCTAGTTATTCAGCGAAGGCTGAGTGGCGTCCTGTCGCTCAGCTAGGCCTATCGCAAATAGCGCCTCCACTACAACTCAATAATCTCTCGGGTAAACCGGTGGATCTAGCTAACCTGAAAGGCAAAGTGGTTGTAGTGAATTTTTGGACGCGCTGGTGTGAACCTTGCCGCGAAGAATTTGAAGAGCTGACGCAACTTCAAGAAAGTTATAAGTCTAAGGGGCTTGTCGTTCTCGCGGTAAACCTTGCTGAAATGAAACCCCCGTATCACACAGTTTCTAAAGGGTAA
- a CDS encoding transglutaminase-like domain-containing protein encodes MLRDIDKTQAIYHWVAGNTHRNPKTLGCGQGDVKLMLETNNLGGKCADINAVFVALARSVGLPARDVYGIRIANSARGYKSLGKGGDITKAQHCRAEFYAAGFGWVPVDPADVRKMILEETGVLAVTDPKVIAIRDYLFGNWEMNWMAYNYNHNLTLSGSALGKKGEIPFLMYPQAENTEGRFDSLDPDNFKYKTTSRRIG; translated from the coding sequence ATGCTAAGAGACATTGACAAGACTCAGGCTATCTATCACTGGGTAGCGGGCAACACTCATCGCAACCCTAAAACTCTGGGCTGCGGACAGGGCGATGTCAAACTCATGTTGGAGACCAATAATCTAGGCGGCAAATGCGCAGACATTAACGCAGTATTTGTAGCCCTTGCCCGCTCAGTTGGGCTACCTGCGCGCGACGTTTACGGTATCCGCATTGCTAACTCGGCACGTGGCTATAAGAGCTTGGGCAAAGGTGGCGATATCACTAAAGCGCAACACTGTCGTGCAGAATTCTATGCCGCAGGCTTTGGCTGGGTGCCTGTTGATCCAGCCGACGTACGTAAAATGATTCTTGAAGAGACCGGTGTTTTAGCGGTCACTGATCCTAAAGTCATCGCTATTCGCGACTACCTCTTTGGTAATTGGGAGATGAATTGGATGGCCTATAACTATAATCATAACCTTACTCTCTCCGGTTCAGCGCTTGGCAAGAAAGGTGAAATTCCATTTTTGATGTATCCCCAGGCGGAAAATACTGAAGGTCGCTTTGACTCGCTCGATCCAGATAACTTCAAATACAAAACTACTAGTAGACGCATTGGCTAA
- a CDS encoding YbgC/FadM family acyl-CoA thioesterase encodes MTTNINPDPSAFTYIHRVCYSDTDAAGFVYHGRYLEIFERSRAEWLAQRGLSPTKLMNEFDIVMPIRELTMNFYKPGRLDDLLHINQVIEHRGRTQVTAKQTAQRKLLDSEELQVIASAVLHIVCVDTNTLKPKAWPDWLFLTE; translated from the coding sequence ATGACCACCAACATCAATCCAGATCCCTCTGCTTTTACTTATATTCATCGGGTGTGCTACTCCGATACTGATGCGGCTGGTTTTGTCTATCACGGACGCTATTTGGAAATTTTTGAACGCAGTCGCGCAGAGTGGCTTGCTCAACGCGGATTGAGCCCCACCAAACTGATGAATGAGTTCGATATTGTGATGCCGATACGTGAGCTCACAATGAACTTCTACAAGCCAGGGCGTTTAGACGACTTACTTCACATTAATCAAGTCATTGAGCATCGCGGCCGCACTCAAGTCACAGCTAAGCAAACCGCGCAAAGAAAACTCCTTGATAGCGAGGAGCTGCAAGTCATAGCCAGCGCTGTATTGCATATTGTTTGCGTTGATACCAATACACTAAAACCCAAAGCATGGCCAGACTGGCTTTTCTTAACTGAGTAA
- a CDS encoding GNAT family N-acetyltransferase, producing MGRMAVLARYRNQGIGMKILEELTGLATSKGVQSIVLHSQENAIPFYEKLGFQAYGDSYEEAGIQHRNMMLLLPK from the coding sequence ATTGGGCGAATGGCTGTCTTAGCCCGATACAGAAATCAGGGCATTGGAATGAAAATTCTGGAAGAATTAACCGGGTTAGCCACATCAAAAGGGGTCCAATCCATCGTCCTACACTCCCAAGAGAACGCTATTCCATTTTATGAAAAACTAGGCTTTCAAGCATATGGGGATAGCTATGAAGAAGCTGGCATTCAGCACCGTAATATGATGCTCTTATTACCAAAATAA
- a CDS encoding substrate-binding domain-containing protein, translated as MQDIGRGSSLVVASKKSGASYRGSWGKLNQVEHELGMQLIFRAKGHGSKLTEFGHFFIQFIEDMQVGYLKHDAQYQEILLKEIKKIQKIESIRWKFFSSSDSLIQKAAGAIKGVELKIAGSGESLERLLNNEAHIAGYHVSCPVSSRAIYQRLSKNNIAIYPVMKRTQRLIVNKGNPLHIRTVEDLVDKNVCFINRQIGSGTRLLLDSLLMEEGIDPLEVNGYLHEEFTHSAVANAILAGKADVGLGVKNIAIENNLGFIPLKDEIFLIAMHKEMAAQVISSKLIRKIRSYSGETPGYKAVSLNRQIRDWL; from the coding sequence TTGCAGGATATTGGCCGCGGCAGCTCCTTAGTTGTTGCCAGTAAAAAATCGGGTGCTTCTTACAGGGGTTCATGGGGGAAGCTGAATCAAGTTGAGCATGAGTTAGGTATGCAACTCATTTTTAGAGCCAAGGGACATGGCTCAAAGCTTACTGAATTCGGACATTTTTTCATTCAGTTTATTGAGGATATGCAAGTAGGATATTTAAAGCATGACGCTCAGTATCAAGAAATTTTGCTAAAAGAAATAAAGAAAATACAAAAAATAGAAAGTATTCGTTGGAAATTTTTCTCGAGCAGTGATTCATTAATTCAAAAAGCCGCTGGAGCAATCAAGGGGGTGGAGCTCAAGATCGCTGGATCAGGCGAGTCCCTCGAGAGACTTTTAAATAATGAAGCGCACATTGCTGGATATCATGTTTCTTGTCCAGTGAGTTCAAGAGCAATTTATCAACGTTTGTCTAAAAACAATATTGCAATTTATCCCGTAATGAAGAGAACACAGAGATTGATTGTCAACAAAGGGAATCCGCTGCATATTCGCACGGTAGAGGATTTGGTTGATAAAAATGTGTGTTTTATTAATCGGCAGATCGGTTCTGGAACGAGATTATTGCTCGATAGCCTACTCATGGAAGAGGGGATTGATCCGCTGGAGGTGAATGGATACCTACATGAGGAATTTACCCATTCAGCTGTGGCCAACGCTATTCTTGCGGGTAAGGCGGACGTGGGATTGGGGGTGAAAAACATTGCCATTGAAAATAATTTGGGTTTTATCCCCTTAAAAGATGAAATTTTCTTGATCGCAATGCACAAAGAAATGGCGGCTCAAGTCATATCTTCTAAGTTGATACGCAAGATTCGCAGTTATTCTGGGGAGACTCCTGGATATAAGGCGGTGAGTTTAAATAGACAAATTCGGGACTGGCTGTAG
- a CDS encoding FMN-binding negative transcriptional regulator, with product MCLSNHFLVEDPAVLAQLISEYPLATIVGNLDGRLEINHLPLMLSDDRTKLYGHIAKMNPLTQVASSSNASVTVIFNGPNAYITPAWYLSKQETGKVVPTWNYAVVHAEGAMKLIDAPQWPRSHVAQMTDIHEPTHQSTWKLDDAPEEYVQTMLKAIIGIEIEIKSLIGKFKLSQSRPAQDYDAVVEQLQKSPKGTLHDMLQYMKATG from the coding sequence ATCAAACCATTTTTTAGTTGAAGACCCCGCAGTGCTGGCTCAACTCATTTCCGAATACCCCCTCGCTACTATTGTCGGCAACTTAGATGGTCGTCTAGAAATTAATCACCTGCCCCTCATGTTGAGTGACGATAGAACCAAGCTTTATGGTCACATTGCCAAAATGAATCCACTGACTCAAGTTGCGTCCAGCAGCAATGCTTCTGTCACCGTCATCTTTAATGGACCAAACGCCTACATCACCCCCGCCTGGTATCTCTCCAAACAAGAGACTGGAAAAGTAGTTCCAACGTGGAACTATGCGGTTGTCCACGCGGAAGGCGCTATGAAATTAATTGATGCTCCGCAATGGCCTAGAAGTCATGTCGCGCAAATGACAGACATTCATGAGCCAACCCATCAATCCACATGGAAGCTTGATGACGCGCCGGAGGAATATGTGCAAACGATGCTCAAAGCGATTATCGGCATTGAGATTGAAATCAAGAGCTTGATTGGCAAATTCAAACTAAGCCAGAGTCGCCCCGCCCAAGACTATGATGCAGTAGTAGAGCAATTACAGAAATCACCTAAAGGGACTTTGCATGACATGCTTCAATACATGAAGGCGACCGGATAA